TTGACGACCACGTGGTCATAGGTTCGTGCCGCGGACATCTCCATAGCCACTCGCTGCAATCGCTTGGCGATTTCCTCGGCGCCCTCGGTACTTCGTTTCATCAACCTTTCCCGCAGGACGCGCATGGAAGGTGGTTTGATGAACACGAGCAGCGAGCAATCCGGGTAAAGCCTGCGCACCGCCTGTCCCCCTTGTACGTCGATGGCCATGAGCACCACCTTGCCCTGGCGCAGCGGTCCTTCGATGGAAGAACGCGGCGTGCCGTACCAGTATCCGTGCACTTCCGCCCACTCCACCAATTCCCCACCATCGCGCATGCGCACGAACTGCTCTGGGCGGACGAAGTAATAGTCAACTCCTTCGCGCTCGCCTGGCCGAGGAGGCCTTGTAGTGGCAGTGACCGAGTACACGAAAGTGCTCGGGTCACGGCGCAGCAGTCCTTGCACCACTGCCGTCTTGCCGCCACCCGAGGGGGAGGAGATCACCACCAACATCCCCCGAGGTTCAGGCGAGGCCTGCTTCATCGCCCTGTTGCTCCAGCACCGGAAGCGGTTGTGCCAGGCGCTGCAGGATGGTTCGTGCCAGGTTTGCCGACAGCACGACCTGGTTGCTAGACATGACCAGCACCGAGCGCGTCCGCTTGCCAGCAGTGGCGTCCACCAAGCGCCCTTCCTGGCGTGCTTCGCGGATCATCTGGCGAATCGGCTTCGAGGCGGCTGCCACCACTGCCACAATCTTGTCGGCCGCCACATAGTTGCCGTGGCCAATGCCCACCATGACCATCGCAGGAGCTCTCCTCACTCGATATTCTGAACCTGCTCGCGCATCTTCTCCACCTCGTCCTTGAGCTGCACCACCAGGTGGGAAATGTCAGCGTCGGCGGCCTTTGCACCGATGGTATTGGCCTCGCGCTGCATTTCCTGGAGCAAAAAGTTGAGGCGGCGGCCCGAGGGTTCCTCCCCGTCCATCGACGCCAAAAAGAGCTTGTTGTGGCTGTGAAAACGGACACACTCCTCGGTCACATCCATGCGATCGGCCAGGATGGCCACTTCTTGGGCCAGCCGCGCCTCGTCCACCGGCACCTCAGCAAGGAGCGCTTGCACGCGCGCCCGCAGGCGGCGCATCGTCTCCGCAGCGCGTTGCTGCGAGAGCGTCTCTATCTGGTTCACCCTATCTTCCAGAAGAGCGATCCGCTTCTCCAAG
This window of the Calditrichota bacterium genome carries:
- the gmk gene encoding guanylate kinase encodes the protein MKQASPEPRGMLVVISSPSGGGKTAVVQGLLRRDPSTFVYSVTATTRPPRPGEREGVDYYFVRPEQFVRMRDGGELVEWAEVHGYWYGTPRSSIEGPLRQGKVVLMAIDVQGGQAVRRLYPDCSLLVFIKPPSMRVLRERLMKRSTEGAEEIAKRLQRVAMEMSAARTYDHVVVNRELDRTVERVAKLIAAARRAPARQTARS
- a CDS encoding DUF370 domain-containing protein; translation: MVMVGIGHGNYVAADKIVAVVAAASKPIRQMIREARQEGRLVDATAGKRTRSVLVMSSNQVVLSANLARTILQRLAQPLPVLEQQGDEAGLA